GCGCCCGCAACAGCGCGCGCAGGACGGCTTTGATCGTCTCGGGATTCTTCTTGACGTACTCCGTCTGGGCCTCCATGCGGCAGCAGGAGTAGTTGGGCATCACTTCGCTCTGATAGGTGACGATTCTGACGTCGTTCATTTTCTTGACGTTGAAGTTCTGCCCCGTGCCCATCAACGCGTAGTCGACCTCGCCGCGCACGACGGCGGCCAGCGCTTCGTTGTAGCCCGAGTAGGTCACCCAGTTGACGGCCTTGAGCGGATCCTTGTAGCCCAGATCCATGACCGCGCCAGTGAAGGCGAAGTATGAAGGGTTGCAGGCGAACTTTTTGCCGATCAGCGACTGCACGCCGTTCCATTCCGCGCCGGCACGGGCGATCACAGGCATACAGCCGGTCACCATGTGGCCGCCGAAGATGGTCAGGTCGATGCCGGCGGCGATCTGCTGCAGCGGCGCGGCCGTGCCGGAGTTGGAAACCACGTCCACCTTGCCGGTGGCGAGCAGCGTCATGGCGTCGGCGTTGGCGTTGGCGAGGACCGGCTCGATCGTCAGTCCCTCGTCCTTGAAATATCCCTTGTTCTCGGCGATCGTCACGAGCACGTTGCCGCTCGTGCCGTAGTTCCAGCGCACGACGTTTCGCTCGGGGGCGGCGGAAGCGACGGCCGAGGCGACAAGCGCCAGGCTCATCGCGGCAAACAGACGGACAGCATTTTTCTTCACAGACATAAAGAACGCTCCTCTATAGAGATAAATTATGGTGCTTGTAGCCTAATCGACGACGCCGTTTCCATGCGCAAACAAGCCGCTGCGCGACAGGCGCTCCGCCACGTCGCGGTTGATGTGCCGGATCAGCGTCTCGCGCAGGCGAACGAACTCCGCGTTTTCGAAGCGGGAGCTGCGCGAGGCGCGCTCCGCCGCGGGAACGCGGCAGTCGAAGATTACGCCGCTGGGCGACTGCCCCAGCACGACGACGTGGCTGCCCAGCAGCAGCGCCTCGTCCACATCGTGCGTGACGAAAAAGACGGTTTTTTTCGGCTCATGCTTCGCCCACAGCTCCGAGACCAGATCCTGAAGCATGGCGCGCGTCACCGCGTCGAGCGCGCCGAACGGTTCGTCCATCAGCAGCACCGGCGGATCGACGGCGAACGCCTGCGCGATCGCCACGCGCTGCTGCATGCCGCCGGACAGCTCGCGCGGCAGCTTGCGGAAGACCGCGCCGTCGAAACCGACCTCGCGCAGTTTTTCCAGCGCGACCGCCTTCAGCTCGTCCGCGCCGCGCCCGGGGAAACGCTGTCTCAGCGCCAGCATGATGTTTTCGCCCGCCGTCATCCACGGGAACAGGCCGTAATCCTGAAAGACCACGCCGCGATCCAGTCCCGCGCCCACGATCGGTTGGCCGTCGAGCGTGATCTCGCCGCAGGTAGGACGCTCCAGCCCCGCCAGCAGGCGCAGAAACGTGCTCTTGCCGCAGCCCGACTGCCCCAGCAGGCAGACGAACTCCCCCGCCGCGACGGAGAGCTCGATATCTTTCAGTATCAGCTTGTCCTTCACATACGCGAAGGAAAGGTCCTTGACGGCGATATTCTGCACGGCGGGCGCGTCCTCTCTGCACGTGGCGTTTTTGCGTATCCATTCTTAATAATTATAATAATAATAGCATTACATCCCAAGCGATGCATTAATTATTTTCATGGACTTTAACGCTATTTCTACGTATTTGTCCGTCATAACCACGATACCGCCGGCAGACGCGCTTTTCGATCGCGCAGACGCCGCTGCGCCGTGAAGAAAGATAATACTATTTCTTAATTAAAAGACCGAACGCAAAGGAGCTGAGGGGGAAATTCACAAAGCGAGCTGCGCAGACTGCGCGGCAATCGGGATGGTCCCGCGTGGCCAGACGCCCCGCAGCCCCCCGAAAGCCATGCCAATACTTCTGTCAAGAATTGGTATAAAAGGGAATTCCCAACGAGCCGCGCCGTTGAGAATTCCCTCTTATACTATTTCTCAATTAAAATGCCGAATACAGAGGCGCTGCGGAGGAGATTCACAAAGCGAGCTGCGCAGACCGTGCAGCGGTCGAGGGAGTCCCGAGCGACTGAACTCCTCCGCAGCGCCCGGGAAACTATGTTAATACTTTCTATCAAGAATTAGTATTAATTTAATATTGACGCCTTTCGCGCGGCTTTCTTTACGGTCTTGCGTCGCGCCGATACGATATTCCGTGCAACGCCAGCTTATTGGGACGAAAATAATTTTTCGTTCCAATCGAGTTGAATCGAAACTCATTTGCGTTCCAATCGCGGCAAAACGAAAATCCCCGCGCTTCTGCTCCACACGGAGCATTTTCGCGAGAAAGGTCTCCGTTACAGCCTTCACAACGTATCATACAAAAGACATTTCGTCGCTGCCGCGCAAAAAACCGCCCCGCCTTTCTCGTGTGCCGAGAGAGGCGGGGCGGTCACTATTGCCTTTGAAGAGATCCTTCCTTAAAATTATGGAGCGGTTAGTTTTTGACAGACAGCGCGTCGCCGCGCTGCGTCTTGGCAAACAGATAGGCGTCCTCCTCAAGATAGATGGAATCGCCGACGATCTCGAAGGGAAGTCGTGATCCTTTATCTCGATGGAGGCCACCACCGCGGCTTTTGTTCCGACCCTTCAGCCAGAGGCGCGCTATTCCTTGAACTCGATGGAGTTGAAGACGTTCGTGGCGAGCTCGCTCTCGTGGTCGCCGGCGACGGCGATGTAGCCGATGGCGGAGTCGTCGATGGCGAAAATCTGCGCGTACACGGGCGCGTTGTTGACCGTCGCGGTGTATTCGTAGCTTTCTCCCTCGCCGTCCATTTTGGCGAGATC
This sequence is a window from Pyramidobacter sp. YE332. Protein-coding genes within it:
- a CDS encoding ABC transporter substrate-binding protein, with the protein product MSVKKNAVRLFAAMSLALVASAVASAAPERNVVRWNYGTSGNVLVTIAENKGYFKDEGLTIEPVLANANADAMTLLATGKVDVVSNSGTAAPLQQIAAGIDLTIFGGHMVTGCMPVIARAGAEWNGVQSLIGKKFACNPSYFAFTGAVMDLGYKDPLKAVNWVTYSGYNEALAAVVRGEVDYALMGTGQNFNVKKMNDVRIVTYQSEVMPNYSCCRMEAQTEYVKKNPETIKAVLRALLRAQSYYESHRDEAVSMLAKKIGASDEYVAAYMLDAAHYVVNADPLSKSVVRAWGILDKTGFLSENARNIKIEDHIDTELYRQALADVSAAHGSEDPAFYERQRAFFAENN
- a CDS encoding ABC transporter ATP-binding protein produces the protein MQNIAVKDLSFAYVKDKLILKDIELSVAAGEFVCLLGQSGCGKSTFLRLLAGLERPTCGEITLDGQPIVGAGLDRGVVFQDYGLFPWMTAGENIMLALRQRFPGRGADELKAVALEKLREVGFDGAVFRKLPRELSGGMQQRVAIAQAFAVDPPVLLMDEPFGALDAVTRAMLQDLVSELWAKHEPKKTVFFVTHDVDEALLLGSHVVVLGQSPSGVIFDCRVPAAERASRSSRFENAEFVRLRETLIRHINRDVAERLSRSGLFAHGNGVVD